The Salvelinus fontinalis isolate EN_2023a chromosome 24, ASM2944872v1, whole genome shotgun sequence genome has a segment encoding these proteins:
- the LOC129822429 gene encoding extracellular calcium-sensing receptor-like, with the protein MALRTDVVLQLLVVVMRGMAAPAPICSLLGQPALPLLSAEGDINIGAVFALHRNALFKVHSFTSRPEKTPCISFNPREFQFAQTLIFALEEINNSSDLLPGLSLGYQVYDSCSSAPLAIHSALALMNSPGPEDSLGDPSSCSRSPAVLGIVAESSSTSTIGISSLVGPFSIPVISHFATCACLSNRKKFPSFFRTIPSDFYQSRALAKLVKHFGWNWVGVVNSNNDYGNNGMATFMEAAWHEGVCVEYQEAIHRTDPREKLLETVRVIRKATARVVVLFLGLGDLLPLLNELALEGDPGLQWVGSEAWITARVLTENKAYGFLSGAVGFAIRNARLDGLEVFLEKVHPSQAPDNTLLREFWESVFQCSFKRGSSTLCTGTESLAKLKNQYTDVSELRISNKVYTAVYAIAHALHNLLTDLKNDTDSGNRPVYTPQQVLQYLKEVRFRVKTGEEIWFDANGDVVACYDLVNWQQEENGTLQFHAVGLYDSSMPPEQRITFNKGKLVWAGGQAEAPAAVCSESCPTGTRKAVQKGKPVCCYDCVPCAEGEISNITDSNGCYRCDLEYWSNEKRDHCVLKPVEFLSYEEMMGIVLVFFSLLGSGVTTLVAVVFSIHKDTPIVRANNSELSFLLLFSLTLCFLCSLTFIGRPSEWSCMLRHTAFGITFVLCISCILGKTIVVLMAFRATLPASNIMKWFGPPQQRLSVLAFTLIQVLICVLWLTVSPPFPYKNMKTYKEKVILECDVGSAIGFWAVLGYIGLLALLCFVLAFLARKLPDNFNEAKFITFSMLIFCAVWITFIPAYVSSPGKFTVAVEIFAILASSFGLLVCIFAPKCFIILLRPEQNTKKHMMGKTSNDKRY; encoded by the exons ATGGCACTGAGAACAGACGTGGTTCTCCAgctgctggtggtggtgatgagggGTATGGCTGCTCCAGCCCCAATCTGCTCTCTGCTGGGCCAACCCGCTCTGCCTCTCCTGTCTGCCGAGGGGGACATCAACATTGGGGCAGTGTTTGCTCTACATAGGAATGCCCTCTTCAAGGTCCATTCGTTCACCTCCAGACCAGAGAAAACACCCTGTATCAG TTTCAACCCACGTGAGTTCCAGTTTGCACAGACCCTGATCTTTGCCCTGGAGGAGATCAACAACAGCAGTGATCTGCTCCCAGGACTGTCTCTGGGTTACCAGGTCTATGACTCCTGCAGCTCTGCCCCCCTTGCCATCCACTCAGCCCTGGCCCTGATGAACAGCCCTGGGCCTGAGGACAGCCTGGGAGACCCCTCCTCCTGCTCCAGATCTCCCGCCGTGTTGGGCATTGTAGCGGAGTCAAGCTCCACATCCACCATCGGAATATCATCCCTGGTCGGTCCATTCAGCATCCCTGTG ATCAGCCACTTTGCCACCTGTGCGTGTCTGAGTAACAGAAAAAAGTTCCCCTCCTTCTTCAGAACCATCCCCAGTGACTTCTACCAGAGCAGAGCCCTGGCAAAGCTGGTCAAACACTTTGGATGGAACTGGGTGGGAGTGGTGAACAGCAACAATGACTATGGAAACAACGGCATGGCCACATTCATGGAGGCAGCGTGGCATGAaggggtctgtgtagagtaccaAGAGGCCATCCACCGCACAGACCCCCGAGAGAAGCTCCTGGAAACCGTCAGGGTGATCAGGAAGGCCACAGCCAGGGTGGTGGTGCTGTTCCTGGGCTTGGGGGACCTCCTCCCCCTGCTGAATGAGTTGGCTCTGGAGGGAGACCCAGGGCTGCAGTGGGTGGGCAGCGAGGCCTGGATCACAGCCAGAGTGCTGACGGAGAACAAGGCCTACGGCTTCCTGAGTGGGGCGGTGGGCTTTGCAATCAGGAATGCCAGGCTGGATGGTCTGGAGGTGTTCCTAGAGAAGGTGCACCCCTCTCAGGCGCCAGATAACACCCTTCTCAGGGAGTTCTGGGAGTCTGTGTTCCAGTGCTCCTTCAAGAGGGGCAGCAGCACGCTGTGCACAGGAACAGAGAGCTTAGCAAAGCTGAAGAACCAATACACGGACGTGTCAGAGCTGAGAATATCCAATAAAGTGTACACAGCTGTATATGCCATTGCACACGCTCTACACAACCTACTGACAGACTTAAAGAATGACACAGACAGCGGCAACAGACCAGTCTACACACCACAGCAG GTGCTACAGTACCTGAAGGAGGTGAGGTTTAGAGtaaagacaggagaggagatcTGGTTCGATGCTAACGGAGATGTGGTGGCGTGCTACGACCTAGTGAACTGGCAGCAGGAGGAGAATGGGACCCTGCAGTTCCATGCTGTGGGGCTGTATGATTCCTCGATGCCCCCTGAACAGCGCATTACCTTCAACAAGGGAAAACTGGTCTGGGCAGGGGGCCAGGCAGAG GCACCTGCAGCAGTGTGCAGTGAGAGCTGTCCCACAGGCACTCGTAAGGCTGTACAGAAAGGAAAGCCTGTATGCTGTTATGACTGTGTACCATGTGCGGAGGGAGAGATCAGTAACATCACAG ATTCTAACGGCTGCTATCGATGTGACTTGGAGTATTGGTCAAATGAAAAAAGAGACCACTGTGTGTTGAAACCAGTTGAATTCCTCTCCTATGAAGAAATGATGGGCATAGTTCTGGTGTTTTTCTCCTTACTGGGGTCCGGTGTTACTACTCTGGTAGCTGTTGTGTTTTCAATTCATAAGGACACCCCCATCGTCAGGGCCAACAACTCTGAGCTGAGCTTCCTGCTGCTCTTCTCCTTGACTCTGTGCTTTCTGTGTTCTCTTACTTTCATTGGCCGGCCCTCTGAGTGGTCCTGTATGCTGCGTCACACAGCGTTTGGCATCACCTTCGTCCTCTGCATCTCTTGTATTCTGGGGAAAACAATAGTGGTGTTGATGGCCTTCAGGGCTACACTTCCAGCCAGTAATATCATGAAATGGTTTGGTCCTCCACAGCAGAGACTCAGTGTTCTGGCTTTCACTCTCATACAGGTTCTGATCTGTGTTCTTTGGTTAACAgtctcccctcctttcccctaCAAGAACATGAAGACCTATAAGGAAAAGGTCATTCTAGAGTGTGATGTGGGTTCAGCTATTGGTTTCTGGGCTGTGTTGGGGTACATAGGACTCCTGGCTCTCTTGTGCTTTGTGCTGGCTTTTCTGGCTCGAAAGCTGCCTGATAACTTCAATGAGGCCAAATTCATCACCTTCAGCATGCTCATATTCTGTGCAGTCTGGATCACCTTTATCCCAGCTTATGTCAGCTCTCCTGGGAAGTTCACTGTAGCTGTGGAGATCTTTGCTATTCTGGCCTCCAGTTTTGGTTTACTTGTCTGCATATTTGCTCCTAAATGTTTCATTATATTGCTGAGGCCAGAGCAAAACACCAAGAAACATATGATGGGGAAGACATCCAATGACAAACGATATTAA
- the LOC129822430 gene encoding extracellular calcium-sensing receptor-like, with protein MALITDVVLRLLVVVMRGMAAPAPICSLLGQPALPLLSAEGDINIGAVFPLHRNALFKVHSFTSRPKKTPCISFDPRQFQFAQTLIFALEEINNSSDLLPGLSLGYQVYDSCSYAPLAIHSVLALMNSPGPEDSLGDPSSCSRSPAVLGIVGESSSTSTIGISSLVGPFSIPVISHFATCACLSNRKKFPSFFRTIPSDFYQSRALAKLVKHFGWNWVGVVNSNNDYGNNGMATFMEAAWHEGVCVEYQEAIHRTDPREKLLEVVRVIRRATARVVVLFLTLGDIVPLMNELALEGDPGLQWVGSEAWITARVLTENKAYGFLRGAVGFAIRNARLDGLEGFLDKVHPSQAPDNTLLREFWESVFQCSFEGGSSTLCTGTESLATLENQYTDMSELRISNKVYTAVYAIAHALHNLLTDLKNDTDSGNRPVYTSQQQVLQYLKEVRFRVKTGEEIWFDANGDVVACYDLVNWQQEENGTLQFHAVGLYDSLMPPEQRITFNKRKLVWAGGQAEAPVAVCSESCPTGTRKAVQKGKPVCCYDCVPCAEGEISNITDSNGCYRCDLEYWSNEKRDRCVLKPVEFLSYEEMMGIVLVFFSLLGSGVTTLVAVVFSIHKDTPIVRANNSELSFLLLFSLTLCFLCSLTFIGRPSEWSCMLRHTAFGITFVLCISCVLGKTIVVLMAFRATLPASNIMKWFGPPQQRLSVLAFTLIQVLICVLWLTVSPPFPYKNMKTCKEKIILECDVGSAIGFWAVLGYIGLLALLCFVLAFLARKLPDNFNEAKFITFSMLIFCAVWITFIPAYVSSPGKLTVAVEIFAILASSFGLLFCIFAPKCLIILLRPEQNTKKHMIGKTSNDLRY; from the exons ATGGCACTGATAACAGACGTGGTTCTCCGgctgctggtggtggtgatgagggGTATGGCTGCTCCAGCCCCAATCTGCTCTCTGCTGGGCCAACCCGCTCTGCCTCTCCTGTCTGCCGAGGGGGACATCAACATTGGGGCAGTGTTCCCTCTACATAGGAATGCCCTCTTCAAGGTCCATTCGTTCACCTCCAGACCAAAGAAAACACCCTGTATCAG TTTTGACCCACGTCAGTTCCAGTTTGCACAGACCCTGATCTTTGCCCTGGAAGAGATCAACAACAGCAGTGATCTTCTCCCAGGACTGTCTCTGGGTTACCAGGTCTATGACTCCTGTAGCTATGCCCCCCTTGCCATCCACTCAGTCCTGGCCCTGATGAACAGCCCTGGACCTGAGGACAGCCTGGGAGACCCCTCCTCCTGCTCCAGATCACCCGCCGTGTTGGGCATTGTAGGGGAGTCAAGCTCCACATCCACCATCGGAATATCATCCCTGGTCGGACCATTCAGCATCCCTGTG ATCAGCCACTTTGCCACCTGTGCTTGTCTGAGTAACAGAAAAAAGTTCCCCTCCTTCTTCAGAACCATTCCCAGTGACTTCTACCAGAGCAGAGCCCTGGCAAAGCTGGTCAAACACTTTGGATGGAACTGGGTGGGAGTGGTGAACAGCAACAATGACTATGGAAACAACGGCATGGCCACATTCATGGAGGCAGCGTGGCATGAaggggtctgtgtagagtaccaAGAGGCCATCCACCGCACAGACCCCCGAGAGAAGCTCCTGGAAGTCGTCAGGGTGATCCGGAGGGCCACAGCCAGGGTGGTGGTACTGTTCTTGACCTTGGGGGACATCGTCCCCCTGATGAATGAGTTGGCTCTGGAGGGAGACCCAGGGCTGCAGTGGGTGGGCAGCGAGGCCTGGATCACAGCCAGAGTTCTGACGGAGAACAAGGCCTACGGCTTCCTGAGGGGGGCGGTGGGCTTTGCCATCAGGAATGCCAGGCTGGATGGTCTGGAGGGGTTCCTAGACAAGGTGCACCCCTCCCAGGCGCCAGACAACACCCTGCTCAGGGAGTTCTGGGAGTCTGTGTTCCAGTGCTCCTTCGAGGGGGGCAGCAGCACGCTGTGCACAGGAACAGAGAGCTTAGCAACGCTGGAGAACCAATACACTGACATGTCAGAGCTGAGAATATCCAATAAAGTGTACACAGCTGTATATGCCATTGCACACGCTCTACACAACCTACTGACAGACTTAAAGAATGACACAGACAGCGGCAACAGACCAGTCTACACATCACAGCAG CAGGTGCTACAGTACCTGAAGGAGGTGAGGTTTAGAGtaaagacaggagaggagatcTGGTTCGATGCTAACGGAGATGTGGTGGCGTGCTACGACCTAGTGAACTGGCAGCAGGAGGAGAATGGGACCCTGCAGTTCCATGCTGTGGGGCTGTATGATTCTTTGATGCCCCCTGAACAGCGCATTACCTTCAACAAGAGAAAACTGGTCTGGGCAGGGGGCCAGGCAGAG GCACCTGTTGCAGTGTGCAGTGAGAGCTGTCCCACAGGCACTCGTAAGGCTGTACAGAAAGGAAAGCCTGTATGCTGTTATGACTGTGTACCATGTGCGGAGGGAGAGATCAGTAACATCACAG ATTCTAACGGCTGCTATCGATGTGACTTGGAGTATTGGTCAAATGAAAAAAGAGACCGCTGTGTGTTGAAACCAGTTGAATTCCTCTCCTATGAAGAAATGATGGGCATAGTTCTGGTGTTTTTCTCCTTACTGGGGTCCGGTGTTACTACTCTGGTAGCTGTTGTGTTTTCAATTCATAAGGACACCCCCATCGTCAGGGCCAACAACTCTGAGCTGAGCTTCCTGCTGCTCTTCTCCTTGACTCTGTGCTTTCTGTGTTCTCTTACTTTCATTGGCCGGCCCTCTGAGTGGTCCTGTATGCTGCGTCACACAGCGTTTGGCATCACCTTCGTCCTCTGCATCTCTTGTGTTCTGGGGAAAACAATAGTGGTGTTGATGGCCTTCAGGGCTACACTTCCAGCCAGTAATATCATGAAATGGTTTGGTCCTCCACAGCAGAGACTCAGTGTTCTGGCTTTCACTCTCATACAGGTTCTGATCTGTGTTCTTTGGTTAACAgtctcccctcctttcccctaCAAGAACATGAAGACCTGTAAGGAAAAGATCATTCTAGAGTGTGATGTGGGTTCAGCTATTGGTTTCTGGGCTGTGTTGGGGTATATAGGACTCCTGGCTCTCTTGTGCTTTGTGCTGGCTTTTCTGGCTCGAAAGCTGCCTGATAACTTCAATGAGGCCAAATTCATCACCTTCAGCATGCTCATATTCTGTGCAGTCTGGATCACCTTTATCCCAGCTTATGTCAGCTCTCCTGGGAAGTTAACTGTAGCTGTGGAGATCTTTGCTATTCTGGCCTCCAGTTTTGGGTTACTTTTCTGCATATTTGCTCCTAAATGTTTAATTATATTGCTGAGGCCAGAGCAAAACACCAAGAAACATATGATAGGGAAGACATCCAATGACCTACGATATTAA